One Aegilops tauschii subsp. strangulata cultivar AL8/78 chromosome 2, Aet v6.0, whole genome shotgun sequence genomic window, aactcgatacaactcattgccttgatcaaatgcacatctgtaagaatgtccttgagagcttgctcgcgacactgatgaacatgccggataagaccatggatgggccgaaggcaagaaaagacttgcaagattggaaaatcagggaagatctgcacatgccgccccgtaaacagtcagacgagacagagacggagacagaggcgcgggagaagaagggcaagaaaataaagaaagaggattattaccccccttcttgcttcaccttaagtgaggctgagatcgatcaattctttaagtgccttactggagtcaaagttagttccggttactgtggcaagataagcagatataTAGACACGGACAAGAAAAGGTTCGGCGGGATGAAttcccatgactgtcatgtgatgataacgcagatactacctgttgcccttagagggataatggacaagcacgtccgtgacacgcttattggtctctgcaactttttcgacgtcatctctcgaaagtcgatcagtctgaagcagctccgaaggctataggaagagatcgttgtgatactgaatgagcttgagatgtacttcccggccgcgttctttgacgtgatggtgcatctgtgtgtccatattgtggacggCATAATAGACTTGGGGCCGTCAtttctgcacaacatgatgccgtttgagaggatgaatgggatcatcaaaggattcgttcgtaacatgtcccgtccggatggaagcatcgtccagggctatctgacacaagagtgcatctctttctctgagaattttctatatggcgcagaccagccgcctgatgttagtgttggtttgcccgttaacaagcacgatgggaggctcgaaggagaaggtcactccaacggtcgcaGGGAACTGCACGTGGCATACTCAGGTCGACGCAACGACTTTGACAtagcaaacttggtagtgctacaacacctagacgaggtagatcctttcgtgccactgcacaaagaaattatcgaaaagaagtatcgtgaccggggggtatgcaggacagacgccgaagttactagagagcacaactccactttcctgcattggttcaaagagcatattattgctaatcccccggaagggctctaaggacggattgctcatatacgccttagcacatggcccctcgcccaacctcctaacctatcaggcatacgatatcaatggatacacgttctacatggaggccaaagatatggacagtgatgatcagaactcaggggtgacgatggaatgcatgaccggcagcgacaacggcgcaactgaaagattttacggaagggtcgaggagatctgggagcttgactactctggactgcacaacacgacgatgttccgtgtcagatgggctaagaacgttgaaagagaaaaccggcatttcactaccatgactatacctgacgccaagagcgctaccgtgaacgctatcgcaaaaaatgagccatgggtacaagctaagcacgtgacacaatgcttcttcataaccgacccgtgcaatcccagccgtgttgtcgtgaggagaggcaaaaagaacatcattggaatggatggagtcgccaacgaggaagactacgatcagtacggcaacccaatgagggaagatgacgatgatgatgaagtatacgtcaaaagaagaatcaatactacattacctaagaaaaatcgtactccatggaaaaggcaaagtcacaatgaggggctcaattattcttcaacgaaaaagaagggaaagaagctgactcaaaaacgaaaacgtcaacgctgaggaaccgtatgttatcggtcaaatgatgtaatatatatatatatatatatatatatatatatatatatatatatatatatatatatatatatatatgttcctattttgtatacatatttaaccgtcaaatgacgcaatatatatcgccttcccttcgttcactactctcggaaaaaaagaaaagaaaagtgagagaaaataaaggaaaagaaaaaggaaaactgttggttatagcagtagcgctttactGAAAAAGAGCTACAACTAGTcaagttagtagtagcgctttctgcacaaaaccgctatagctacctgtaatagtagtagcgctttttctctaaacgcgctactgctacgtccacttaacccaaaatcctcactctctctgcttcatcccgcctcttttccccccaaatccccccgaggccctgccctcgccgcgcccctgcgctcgcccccgccctcgccgcgcccctgcgctcgcccccgaccccggcCTCGGCTCCGACCCCGGCCTCGGCTCCGACCCCGGCGCTCGCCCCCGTCCTcggcgctcgcccccgacccgacgcgccacgcctccctcctctgcttcctcccctCCAAACCTCGGCCGTCGTCGGGCCTGCCTCCTCGCCCCTGCACCGTCTGTAAACCCCCCagcgctcctcctctctctgctagctagggttcttcggttaatttacttaggttttagttagggcagtaggttaattaggttatccatttagttatgaatttagctattttttatgaaccgttcgttttaaaacATGACAGAATTTAGGGTTAAGCAATCGTAGTTAAAAGAAAAGGCAACATTTAAGCAATTGTCCAAATCAACATCCCTTGTTAAAGCAAATTTAGGTAGGCTGaatttatatgcaaatttgaactggacatgtgatgttttggacatgtcatgtttggaatttggacatgtcatttggacatgtgatgttttggacatgtcatatttggaaaatgatgattatgtgcagggtaaatgatccgagtggcctatgttacgccggaatgttgattcatttccgttcctgtgaatttcaggcgctcgatatgtccattttttagcaaaggtcatgccaaaattttccgtgaatttttggcatgatttgtgctagatagtaggcatatcgagtgctgggagttgctgggaaacgacattccggcaaacatagatttcttttttatgtcatttctcatttttttcatacttttagaattaaacgaggagacttaatcataggaaacatgtcgaacaacgaagaaaTTGGGCCTTTtgaccaagatgcagacgagatggattatgagggagaacaagagtacctcgactatttgactgctaagcaaggtttgcaggtcggcctcgatgatggtactgacgccGACATCGGCACCGACGGCGCCGAGACCGATGGCGGCGCCGAGACCGACGGGGAAGGTACCGGCGGGGAAGATACCGACGGGGATAGTACCAGCGCCGATGCCGCTACCGAAAAGAAGAAGCACAAGAAgcagaggatacgaaaacctaacaaactaggAATTGGACGACTagtgatcacaaagatggcacctggcaagtttgagccattagagccggaagaacctcgcaagtgctatgggaaccaagtaggatgcatcctacgggaatgcgcaagcatcaacgacgatgacctaaggagtaaagaacatttgacgcagttgctcctgacgaagttgcacaagagattcaagttccccgaccgggatgataacatagaagaaccgtgggatgatccaaagatgaaaaagattaacaatcacgccatgggcatgttcaacaatgatttggcctcctggaaagggagggtgaaacAAGCTATTAAGGCTGAGTaacccctgtccaagattctggaggaaaatccgacacttacggtagaggagttcgaaaagttcaaggacacttgcgctaccgaggcagccaaggctaaggctacaaaattcaagagccttcagcaaagcaacacggggaagcatcgcctcggaagccgtggctacctcggtaaaaggcccatatgggataaggagggCACGAAACGTGAAGCCACGGGTCTCCCAGAACCCTTCGCGAAGTTCACCAATCCCGTGGAGTGTCacttcatcagggcccgctacaagtgggacaaggaaaagaaggttttttacacggacaagatcacgaggaaattgattagactactggtaattattcttttaccaccttacatttagctccatatctagtcgactacacattcataaacggttcacgctccttctgcaggagaagcaacaccagcttgcagccgaaagccctacttctccgatgaggcccaagtgggacacccctctcaaccgggccttgaacgaacttaagggactccctttgggcTAGCGGCCGCAATATGGTCGTGTGCACGACGCttgagacggcgccacgtggaaggtgttttacaacgagggcccggaggccaagaagcagaaaaagaagtttagtcaggcgGACATCGACGCGAAGGTGAAGCTTGCGGTCGAGAAAAAAGCAGCTGAGGACACAAAAAAGCAgccgaggagaaaaatgagttgctacTGCAAGCAGTCAATGTAGCTGTAACTGCCTGCAGAAATAATTTTGCTACTAACTTGGTTCCAGCTATCATCAACTGgacgaaggaaaatccagacaagacggTACATGATTTCCCGTTGCCCAGTTTCATCGGGAGCAACTCCATGAACAACAACACCACCGCACCATCACTTGCTCACGCAACTGGGCCTCCTCTCGCAGCCGCtcccgctcatagcagcccgtcctcagtctctggcgcgctaggtgggccttcgtctttggctgagctcgacgccgtcacggtaattacatgtcgcaccaacatatatatatatatatatatatatatatatatatatatatatatatatatagaatattcCATTTTCGTTGCCTTTGGGATGTTTTACGGCACAGACATATGTGTTTGTAGGCCaaagaaaccccgtgcaccatactctacttgatcaaaggccagaaggtggacgtgggaaaggggaTGATAATGAACCCCTTGCAACCCACGTTCCACAACCAGCCGATCCCCGATGGGTACTTCAGGGTTAGCTTGTCCAGTGTGAAATCGGGGCACGAGCATTTGCCTCCTCCAGTACATCCTGTgggagaggacgacgagaccccgccgcGGATTGGAAACTGCAAGGGTTGGGAgctgctatggccgaagaatcttattcgtctagagccggccgagagcacaccaataaccacacatcaacaacCATGTGCGGAGACCACCACCCCGCCTACGTAATTACCAGATCCTGTAGTGTCGGGTGAGAGCGGCGGACGACGTGATGAAGGGGTTGCAATAGTACTGGCTGATGTAATCGGTCCTGTAGAACATATAATGGATGACGAGACGGAGGTCGACCCAATGGGTTTCCTCAATACAAACGCGTATGACTGTGACatagatatgatgagtcaaccatatgacgaatcgggctatcagcatgctaatgaggatatggatgatctgcccgggtaggaaggtcgtagcagggatggcaaaaagtctctcttcatgaaatcctcacaaGACACGCCTGAAAATGccgcctcaacacaggctcaactagccgagggtcgtacagtgcttagcccgggaacactggggcaggggttaaggaagggtctggaaggtgtgcccaagaaaaaggagaggaagagatcggggaagatagctgcctccaaacaagccagagcacatagcagccagatgatggattctgaagagcgtgtacccatgaaaggtgcggccatgttccatctcacgggcgagccgatgctaccgTCGAAACCGTtggaggcactatcaggggatctcaggagactgcacgaccatgtgctgtcgactgagaaaagcctactagcctcgaaggatccaggatatccgacatacgcggctcgtgtgcctgaggggaagtgctacgtcgacacacggcccgcggaggtgttcttcctgcggtttgaccatatctttgagatgtttctgacaaggcggctcgattttacaatcgtccgcctttttgcgctacatatgagctccgtcatgaagagagaagaagtctcgcaaatctgtgtggcggatccgtactacatgcacgagtctttcttgagtctcggcgactttgagcgtgaaaatgctagggactacctccaaaacttcatggtacagaataaggaccaggaaattgtcctcctgccttatcatccaaagtaagtcagttctggacaaccctttcgtacatttcaatcattccttctcaCTCATATGAAGAATAATTTGAGGTACCTTTCCCCGCAGCAacgggcgcgccgtccttatcgttctttacccgcgagtctcccacgccgtgtatttcgacccttccagagactacgagaagaaggactacacccacataatgaatattctggatgatgctctccaaggcttcagcattagaggtggccattgcagatcaggaaacaaaggaacaagaagatgggtttcgcgcataaaactaacttctgctgcatccatgtcccaaaaccaagcaagaaggatggattctacatcctccatctcatgattgagttcaacacggatcaccaaaagcttcgcatgacaagcagaaatgatgaacatatccacaagtggctagactctcatggagaagcggattataaacttagagatgacttctttctcatccaaagggacattgcgacgatcatcatgaaagaagtcgtcgatgagaaggggatgttccaccacggccctatatcgcgagctgacgtccgaactcgcataggcatgcaacgtcaAGACCTCgccgttcaagaagctagggtccatcctcgatgatatggaaggatggaacttctagtgatttacgatgccgatgatgatgatatgtgtcggttTAACTTGTATATtttctgtagcgatgaaactttgtgatgtccacggtcCCTGCCGAACTTGCGTAACGCTACTTTGTTTGTTTGGGTACGATGACCTGCGTACCTCTAGTTAACTAGTTTGCGTAGTctatgttgcatctagttgctaattaaccctttctttttcgtgttgctctaatatattttgttgcatatgattgtacatcctcttgatgaatatgcatctctaacaggtacctagtttcttgatggcgagatggcggtgctatgtcgtgtacaaagggaaggttccgggggtgtacaacgagtggcctgagtgtcaggcgcaactgaatggggtctcgggcgccagccataaaggcttcaaaagcagacaagaaggagaagctagttacttgaggttcacgctagcgcgagagaggactcgtaaccgccgcctcatgtactgcatagttccgctctcactcatagtgatagctcttctcacatataccattgtttagatggatgacgttgtaattgcaagtattcgagacttgcaGGTATCGCTATTTTTTAAGATGATGACGAGATACCACTTTGTATTgaatgatgattatgatgagactatttgtacgAAAATGCCGTTTGGTGGCCGAGCACCATGCAGGCCGTAATCTGGCTCGTCAGTGTTCGTATGGATCGGCCGCAGTCCCTTGTGACCCACGCGTATTTGACCTGACACCTTTTTTACACCAGACCGTATTCTCCATTTTATGCACAGTGTCATCCCATGTTAACGACACTGCCCGACCAGGCTGTTCAGGTTCCATCGTCTCACCCATCATGTACAGGCAGTGCGTCATGTACACTTCCGTGCCACAGGAATATGCAAGTTCTGAGAACATGACCATCCTCCATGATACACTAATTTCCTTGGTTTTGGGATTAGCAGTACTAGTTCTTAAGGAGAAGTTCTCGCTGCAGGCACCTCAGATTTACCCATGATTGAGAATAATAAACTAATTGCAATTTCTTCTGATGATTACATTTGATTTTCACAATTAAGCCACTAACCATAGTAGATTTGGCCCAACTAGTACAAAATCGTTTTAAAACATACTAAAAACTGCAACAAATGTACAAAAAAAATCCTTCTTTGTTCATTGAGAACTAATCATTAGTCTGCCCCAAAGAATCATTTCGTTACAAACATAAAAAATATTCTGTATAAATTACCCATGGATTCAACAAGCAATGTCAATTGTCTGTATTTAGTGCACACATATTTATCATCAGGTACTCACATGCCGTACATGTTCCAATGGGTGAAGTCCTTTTTTTGGATGGGTTATTGGACTAGTCCTTAATCAACCAGATTGAACAAATATATGTTGCACCTTGTTATTTTTTTACCACGCGATCACCTCACTAAAAAAATCGCAATTTTACAATTAATGTTATTTTTTACCACACGATCACCTCACTAAAAAAAATCGCAGTTTTACAATTGATGAAAAGTTATGCAAACAATTTTGTAGTACCAACAACAACACTTCTAATTTTAAGTACTCTAAGTAAGTACCAAAGTCCGGTCAGACGAATCATGTCGCCGCCTCCCAACCTAAGCCGCAGCCTCGGTGCCCCTCATCTTCCCGTCTGGTGGCCTCATTGGCGGCAAGAGGAGTGGGGGCCCATCCGCCTCGTTTTATTTTTCTTAGGTTTTTGCTTCTCCAACATCATCGACGAGGTGGTGGCGACGATGGCGTGTTAGAATACGGTCACTCTGGTCTCTCCCTACCTTGACGATGCTCGATCCGGCACCGACGAAGAGCCTGTGAGGGTTTTTGTCCACAGATTTTTTGGTTCCCTTCAGATTGACAGTTTGCAAGTGTGAGGGTTGATGCTCCAGCGATTAATAGATCTCATCTCAAAGGGCGAGCCACTATTGCCGTCTTCAAAGCCCGGTATGGCGAGGGGCGTTTGCAGGTGTTAGTTTTCTTTGTTGTTGGTTGAGTGCAATTTTAAAATTTCAGCGGGTGGCATACAATCAGAGGACGGATACTAGTATGTTTTTAATGTAATTTAATTTTTCTGGTCGTTCTACATCCAGTTGTCTATCCATTGTACTGATCTTTGTTCTCCTCGATACTAATTCAGAACTAATACGCCCTTTGAGTGTCTTTATTCAGAAAAAATAACACTTCTAATTCTCATCCAAATATGAAACATAGTTGTAAAAACAATAATATAAGAAACATTTACATGGCCAATAAAATGGTCCGAATCCACGGCCCAGCTCTCATCACCAAAATACCAGCTTGTGTTTGTATTTTTTTTCAACATAAACTATAAAATTAGAATGCAACTTTAACCTTCCATCTCCACAAAACTTCAAGAATATTCTACCCAAAAAAGAGATTTATTGAGAATAGGTGCAGTGGATACTTTCCCCTCGAGGAGTAGATATATCGGCGATGTCACTAACAAAGAGATAATCATTTTTCTCTAAATTGTTTTTGAATATGGGTGTTTTTAAAAAAACATATGCGATGAACATATTTTAAATACAAGAtgaatattttttatacatgtcacggACATAATCCAAATACATaatgaaaatattttcaaatatgCGATGAACTTTTTCGCATACGCGACGAATATTATTCCAATACACGATGAATATATTTTAAATACATGTTTTCACTTCAAAACTagtgaatattttttaaatacatgacgGACATTTTCTAAATACGAGGTGAATAATTTTCATATATGTGACAAACATTTTCTTTCTGAATATGTGGTGGACTTGTTTTGAATACACGGTGATTATTTTAAATACATGATGCACTTTTTTCAAATACAGGACCAAGATTATTTGTAATATGAGTTGAATAATTTAGCAGTGCCTTCAAAATATTTTTcactcttttatttttttataaatGAATGAAATATAAAAAAACATAACTTTTACAGAATACATACGGCTAGAGAGAAAAAAAGAATAACAACCAGCCTTGCATGTGCGGACGTGCGCTGTGAGCGACTACAGGTGAGGGGTAGCAGCACCAAAATTCAAACTCACCCAACGAGGCACATCATGTTCTTGCATCATCGGCCACGACAGAGGCTCACGTACAAATACAGAAGACGAGAGAATGGCACCCCTGTATTAGCATCTGTATATAACTAAATGGTAAGAAGGCACGGATCCCAATCCCTCAACGTCTGCCCGGGATAGCGGCCTCCAGGCAGCTCGGCCTCCAAAACGCTCAACTCCTATTTGTAtatatatgctatgattacatttatGGTCTCGCAGCCATTGGTACGTGTatcatgatgacatttgtatctgctaaagattcttgtgtaaagcttgttcaaatacaaaacaaatatgcagaaaaaaactactaaaattagcagtagcgagtgcagaaaagttagcagcagcgccacgatagcagtagcgcgtccaggcaacacgcgctagagctattagcagtagcgagcttccaCGAAGCGCGCTGCTACTAcacttgtatagcagtagcgccggtgagcacgcgctactgctacgtgttagctgtagcgccttattagtagcgccgGCCCCCGTGCTATTGATACACCTAAAACCCACGCTGCTGCTagccttttccctagtagtgtaaggTGCAGGATATGAACCTGAGACTAGTCCAGCAATGCCTAGGGCCGGCTTACGACAACTTCTTCTTCGTACCGGCCGTGGGAACGCGTGGTGGGGTTCTGCTGGTGTGCAACTCCTCTAATGCACGATTGAGTAATCCTCATGTGACTCAAAACACTATCACGGCTTGGATCGACTACGGTGAGCATGGGTGGTGGTTCACTGGGGTCTATGGCCCGCAGGAGGAGGCGAATAAGATAGAATTCCTCGAGGAGCTGCGGGATGTTTGAGAACTACATGCAGGCCCCTGGATGGTTGCCGGAGATTTTAATCTcatcaaggacccaaggagaagAGCAATGATAGGATCAACTGTCGCATGATGGGGCGATTTCGACGATGTATAAATGACCTCGAGCTCATTGAGCTCTACGTACCTTAACGGCAGGAGATACACATGGTCCAACAAGCGCAACGCGCCAACATTGGAGAAATTGGATAGGGTGCTCGTCTCGATGGACTGGAAGCAGTCGCACTCATCATCATTACTTTCGGCACTCAGCACCAGCATTTCGGACCACTGTCCGCTGCACCTTGTGCTTGATCCGGACCTGCGTAGAGGGAGACACTTTCACTTTGAGTCCTCTTGCATCAAGGTGGACGGGTTTCAGGAGGTAGTTCGACAGGCTTGGACGGCTCACCAGGCGGTACTAAACCCATTCAAGAGGCTTGCGGCCAAGCTCAAGGCCACAGCAAAGGCGCTGGCGAGATGGAGCGCTCGATATATTGGCAACATAAAACAGCAGCTGCTAATCGCTACCGAGGTTATTCTCAGACTGGATGTGGCAATGGAGAATAGGACACTGTCGAACGCGGAAGTTGAGCTGAGGCGCACGCTAAAGCAAAAGCTGCTGGGGCTTGCATCTCTACAGCGATCCATTGCTAGGCAACGATCCCGGGTGCTATGGCTCAAGGACGGCGATGCCAGCACAGAGTTTTTCCACAACCATGCGAGCCACAGGAGGAGGAAGAACTTCATTTCAAGCTGAAAGTAGACGAAGTGATTACAACTGAGCATGACGAGATGGCAGAGGCAGTGGACTCCTTCTTCGCCAATCTGTTTGGAGAGGCTCCAGATAGACCATTCACTCTTGACTTACATCAGATAGGACTGCCGACTGACCAACTGCAGCACTTGGACCACTACTTCACGGAGGAAGAGATTTGGCTGGCCGTCAGGCCACAAGGCCTCGATAAGGCACCGGGACCAGACGGGTTCTCGTCGCGTTTCTATGTAGCATGTTGGGCTATCATCAAGGAAGATGTGATGGATGCATTCAGGGCCTTTGGGAGGTTGGATTTCCGGGGGCTAACATCGATCAATCAAGCCTTCATCACCTTACTGCCAGAAACATCAACGACGCTTGAGGTCAAAGATTTGatacatagcttccccaagctagTTGCAAAGGTCATGTCGCTTCGCGTGACGCCGGAGATGCCGGGCAATGTGGGAACTCACCAAAGCGCGTTCATACAAGGGAGGTGCCTTCACGACAACTACATGCTCGTGCAAAGCACTGTCAGGTGGCTACAATCGGCTAAAAGGCCCGCGCTCATGCTAAAGCTCGACATAACAAAGGCATTCGACACCGTGGACTGGGCATTCTTACTGGAGGTCTTAAGGCACCTAGGCTTTGGAGACAAGTGGATCGCATGGGTCGCCGAGTTGCTAGCATCCTCCTCCACTCGGGTGTTGCTCAACGGCGTGCCTGGAGATGTTATATACAACAAATGTGGATTCCGGCAGGGAGACCCATTGTCTCCACTTCTCTTCGTCATGGTTATGAGCTGTCTGCATGCCCTACTCAACCACGCCGCGGACTCTGGTGTCCTCGCGCCGACAGGCCTTTGGAATCACACATCGATCTTCGCGGATGACGTGGTAACATTCATCAAGCCGGAGGCCCAAACTATACGGGCATGCAAACTTCTATTGCAAGATCTCGGGATGGCATCAGGACTACGCACGAATTTAGCCAAGTGTTCCGCGCACCCGATTAGGTGCACTGATGAGCAAATCAGCATGATAACTGCTGATATGGGTTGCCAAGTGCTGGGATGGCCTTGTAGATATCTTGGCTTGCCGTTGGGACTACGGAAGATCACAGCGAGTCAACTGCAATATATGGTGGATAAGATGGCTGACAGACTACCCGCTTGGCAAGCGAGACTACTGTATCGTGCAGGACGACTGGAGCTGGTGAAGACCACCCTGGCATCTATGCCAATTCACGCCATGATGGCGTTGGACCTTCCAGTCAAGATAATAGAAGCTGCCAACAAAATTTGTAGAGGGTTTCTGTGGAAGGGTCGACGCGACATGCACGGAGGGCACTGTTTGGTGGCCTGGGACAAAGTCTGTTCGCCCAAGGAATACGGTGGGCTGGGAGTGCCCAACTTGCGCCTACTCAATACTTCGCTGAGAGCGAGATGGTCGTGGCTGGCACGGACGGATACGGCCAGACCATGGGCAGAATTTAATCTCCAAGTCTCATCAGACTCGCTAGCCATTTACAGAGCAGCCACGAAGTGCATCTTGGGGGATGGAGCCACGGTACTATTCTGGACGGATTGGTGGCTCCAGGAGGGACGCATACATGACATCATGCCAAACCTATTCAGTGTCATCAAGAAGAGCGCATCCAAGGTCAGAACAGTGAGAGAAGCAATGTCAGGGCAATGGTGGCGTGACGTGTCACCCAACATGGACGCCCAGGGCATACAAGAGTTCCTGAGATTGGTTGATCG contains:
- the LOC141041285 gene encoding uncharacterized protein, whose product is MTSSSLSSTYLNGRRYTWSNKRNAPTLEKLDRVLVSMDWKQSHSSSLLSALSTSISDHCPLHLVLDPDLRRGRHFHFESSCIKVDGFQEVVRQAWTAHQAVLNPFKRLAAKLKATAKALARWSARYIGNIKQQLLIATEVILRLDVAMENRTLSNAEVELRRTLKQKLLGLASLQRSIARQRSRVLWLKDGDASTEFFHNHASHRRRKNFISS